One Halichondria panicea chromosome 3, odHalPani1.1, whole genome shotgun sequence genomic region harbors:
- the LOC135334047 gene encoding G-protein coupled receptor 143-like has translation MASPHASSFICLPFSYHVDVVTAHTVYFSFCIVSAALGIIGAVLFLTQIIMSGSLTKSLSLGGSNSQRWILIMLAASDLLANVGVITRSCFWLIYWRPRHLDDEYGSFGEELPWAVGATIIEHWVFFWYNATYFWTLFFAVDVYNTKHGGKWKLGCSHFFTWFFCFLYITGSLCSLWTCPPYLDCAEDSLCIISHFMCTLGPLIIIMLALPLFYVSTWKQMNRIANMPSNISVADVWRKEKELSRRKILSILLVFYLCWLVNVLDGILLITAHATDSGPGHTRSTLYGYINDPVYIYIVWLLEAILNPLQGLLNAIAYGGVCTTFCTWVRNKYSSPENLYVSSWSGEYIDVDFRVNKGKIHRAKRAKAV, from the exons ATGGCCAGCCCTCACGCATCCTCCTTCATCTGTCTGCCCTTCAGCTATCATGTGGATGTGGTCACAGCTCATACTGTCTATTTCAGCTTCTGCATTGTCAGTGCAGCACTGGGCATCATTGGAGCTGTGCTATTCCTCACACAGATCATAATGAGTGGCTCCCTCACCAAGTCTCTCAGTCTGGGTGGCTCCAACTCTCAACGATGGATCCTCATTATGCTAGCAGCCTCTGACTTGCTCGCTAATGTTG GTGTCATCACTCGCTCGTGCTTTTGGCTGATATACTGGAGACCGAGACATTTGGACGATGAATATGGAAGCTTTGGGGAGGAGCTACCTTGGGCCGTTGGGGCAACCATTATTGAG CACTGGGTATTCTTCTGGTACAATGCCACTTATTTCTGGACCCTCTTTTTTGCTGTGGATGTGTACAACACCAAACATGGCGGCAAATGGAAGCTTGGCTGCTCGCATTTCTTCACCTGGttcttttgttttttgtacatCACTGGCAGCTTGTGCTCACTGTGGACCTGTCCCCCTTATCTGGA TTGTGCTGAGGATTCGTTGTGCATCATCAGTCACTTCATGTGCACACTGGGACCTCTCATTATCATCATGCTAGCACTGCCACTATTCTACGTCTCCACTTGGAAACAGA TGAATCGGATTGCCAATATGCCCAGTAATATCTCGGTGGCTGATGTCTGGAGGAAAGAGAAAGAGTTGTCGAGGAGGAAGATACTCAGCATCCTTCTAGTCTTCTACCTCTG CTGGTTAGTGAATGTATTGGACGGTATTCTCCTCATCACGGCCCACGCTACAGACTCTGGACCTGGCCACACCCGCTCTACTCTCTATGGGTACATCAACGACCCTGTCTACATCTACATTGTCTGGTTGTTAGAG gcaATACTGAACCCTCTACAAGGACTGCTCAATGCTATAGCCTATGGTGGAGTATGCACCACATTCTGCACCTGGGTACGCAACAAGTACTCGTCACCAGAGAACCTCTACGTGTCCAGTTGGAGTGGTGAGTACATTGACGTCGACTTTCGAGTGAACAAGGGCAAGATTCACCGAGCAAAGAGAGCCAAGGCTGTCTGA
- the LOC135334045 gene encoding TNF receptor-associated factor 4-like, whose protein sequence is MAAQNPNNHGQQRSGKKRRIGFDCEFLEPPPKRYVQSECPVCLQIIREPHQVTCCGKKFCKACIEHIKAIQKPCPTCNEEDFSNFPDKGLKQSLYSLKVRCSHQKNGCEWTGDLRQLDEHLNTDPRPEKQLDGCKFFEIDCIYKCGKHQQRRYIQVHRIKDCPKRQFSCEHCHDYKSTYDDVTNNHWPVCGSFPVPCPNQCGSTIQRQNIDSHVADECPLATINCDFHHVGCAVKLPRQDMPEHLRENLLTHISLLATSHAKQQHKITSLETENRTFKTELKPLQQLLKTAPPIVNSRPLGPLEPPVLTMTNFQQHKRDDDHWYSPPVYTHHQGYKICLCVYANGYGTGKGTHVSVGVCFMRGEFDDSLKWPFRSMISWQLLDQVNGKDHKTDIHYDNPPITSSDKVTEGERSMVRGTQKWIAHTELESKYLRNDTLLFQIHKVVLK, encoded by the coding sequence ATGGCAGCTCAGAATCCCAACAACCATGGCCAGCAACGATCTGGCAAGAAGAGAAGAATAGGATTCGATTGTGAGTTTCTCGAACCTCCACCTAAACGATACGTTCAGTCAGAATGTCCAGTTTGTCTCCAGATCATTCGAGAGCCCCACCAGGTCACATGCTGTGGAAAGAAGTTTTGCAAAGCTTGTATTGAACACATCAAAGCAATTCAAAAGCCGTGCCCAACTTGCAATGAAGAGGACTTTTCGAATTTCCCTGACAAAGGTTTGAAACAATCACTCTACAGTTTGAAAGTTCGCTGTAGCCACCAGAAAAACGGGTGTGAGTGGACGGGGGATTTGAGACAGCTTGATGAGCACCTAAACACAGATCCACGACCAGAGAAACAACTCGATGGATGCAAATTTTTTGAGATTGATTGCATCTATAAATGCGGGAAACATCAGCAGCGAAGGTACATTCAAGTCCACCGAATTAAGGATTGCCCTAAACGACAATTCAGTTGTGAGCACTGCCATGATTACAAGTCTACctatgatgatgtcaccaacaaccactggcctgtgtgtgggtcctTCCCTGTCCCCTGCCCTAACCAGTGTGGTTCAACTATCCAACGTCAAAATATAGACAGCCATGTTGCCGATGAGTGCCCCCTGGCCACCATCAACTGTGACTTCCACCACGTAGGCTGTGCTGTGAAACTCCCTCGACAAGACATGCCAGAACACTTGAGAGAGAACCTACTCACACACATCTCTCTATTAGCCACCAGTCATGCCAAGCAACAACACAAAATCACAAGTCTGGAAACTGAAAATAGAACATTTAAAACTGAGTTGAAACCATTACAACAACTGCTCAAGACTGCACCTCCCATCGTGAACTCTAGACCTCTTGGTCCACTGGAGCCCCCTGTCCTTACGATGACTAACTTTCAACAACACAAGAGAGATGACGATCATTGGTACTCCCCTCCAGTCTACACCCACCATCAAGGCTACAAGATCTgtctctgtgtgtatgctaACGGCTATGGCACTGGTAAAGGAACACACGTCTCTGTGGGTGTATGCTTCATGAGAGGAGAGTTCGACGATTCTCTGAAATGGCCGTTTCGTAGTATGATTTCATGGCAACTACTGGACCAGGTCAATGGCAAGGATCATAAAACAGACATCCATTATGACAATCCACCCATTACGAGCAGTGACAAAGTGACAGAGGGAGAGAGATCAATGGTACGGGGAACTCAAAAGTGGATTGCCCACACTGAACTGGAGTCTAAGTATTTACGAAACGACACCCTTCTCTTCCAAATACACAAAGTAGTACTGAAGTAG